The genomic window GTAATATAGCAGCAGCCGGTGTTACATGCTCAGTCCTAAAGCGTGGATGTAacttacagagagagagggagcaagaGGCGTATTTAGACTAAAAAGACTGCCTCCCATTTCTCTCAccttattgattattttttataaaatggTTTCACCTCTGCTACTGTAACTACATTAACTGACTGgagtcacatactgtatcttctGTATCCTGTATTTTAACCACTTAGCTACtgcaaaatgtgtttatcaCAGTATCATGAAAgaaaatatagatataaagcACAGTGTCGTCATTctcagtgtcatttttcaattcCAACGCCTGCTCATGACCTTGTATTTCTTTGTAAGTCTCATATTACATGACAGAAACGCATCAAAGAAGGGAGGGAATTGTCTCAGGTTTCCCAAAGACTCAATATTTTGTGCACAAgtattggttttggtcttgaAGCACTGAAGCCCTGACTAGCGACAGAGCTGTCTTCTCTACTGTGACTTGTCCCTGATGACTCACAGAGCAGCAATTTGGTAGAAAATAGCTGAGCAGTTTGAGCAAAGCCCAGTATACACACAGTGTGTTGTGTTACTTCTTCAAACATTTAAACCCCTTTTGTACATCAGGCTGTTATTGTTTGCCCATTTAAATTACTTTTGAGGAATTGATTTGTGAATAGACTGCAATCAACCTCCTTTATGTGCTGTATGGTGACATTATCCGTACTGTTGATATTCCCATAGGATGATAATTTTGGAGGTGACTGATATATTACAAATTTAATCAAGTGCATTTCATTTTTGGTGTTTGATCAAGTATGTTTTTCAGCAGCAGTAGTAGCTTGTGCACAGATAGAGACTCAAATAAATTATCAGTCTAGGCAGCTGGTAGTTTACACACTAAATGTCAGCAGAATAGCCTTTGTGCAGTATTTTCACAAGCTTTGCTGAAAAGCTTagttttcaattttaaaattttaacgtgcaaaaactgcattttaattcACGTATGGCTGGAGTGATCATGcataaaatataagtaaaaaCATAGACCCGTCTgaccttgttttctttttctcttcctctctctcactgtcattAGGTGGAAGGAGCAGCATACGTGGGTTCATTTGTATGGAAATCTCGTAGGATTGGTATGTGGGACCGCTCCAGAGGAGAGAACTTGCTGGACAGTGGAGCGCCCTTCTACGATACCTACCAGACTTCAGATGCAAAGTACATGGCTGTGGGTGCCATAGAGCCGCAGTTCTACAAACAGCTACTTAAAGGTTCGTAGTGTGCAAATACTCTAAACCTCTAAGACAGTGGTCGCTTTCTCTCTTATGTCCAAATATAAGCCAGAAATATTGGCCCATAGATATATGCCATGCCATGAACAACTGCGAACTAAGGCACAGCAAGGAGATGGCGTCAAATAAACACCCTCCAAATAGCAGTGATCTGTGATCACTTTGGTGATAAATACGAAGCATTTCTAATACAGGTCTAAAAGGTCCTATTTTAAATGACCAGCGGTAAAAGGTAGATCTTTGGGCACACTGGAAAATAGCGAACTTGCTATTTTGGTGCAAGTgcaaaagggctgagtgaaggGGATTATAGATTGAAaggtgtggtgattaataaatacactgTCAGCCAGTCATATCACTGGTCTCATAGTTTGGAAACAGCTGCTAATCACAGtgaaatataacaataatagtTCAACAAATCATATTGTTTGGATTGTGGTGAGCGTTGTGATGTGAATACACAGCACCACAACATGTTAGTTTGTTCAACAGATAATTAGTACAATGacaatatatatacatgaagaaaaatatagtttgGCGAAGCTGTTTATGATTGCATCAATCCAAGCCTTTGGTTGTCTTAAGTGTCATAAATGGCAGCGTTTTCActgtaatacattttaaaaataaaaaatgaagctCTGGAAAAACTGCATAAAAATCTGGAAAGGAGGTCAAGATGCACAGGACTAATGATCCCTAGTAATACGATATCTCCCACATAAACAAGCAGAATACCCAGTTATAACTAAACAGTCTGATGCGTGTAGAGCTGGGTGAGTTTATTGGTGtcatatctgtcctgctgcctgCAGATCAgatggctgcagggatttaatgaactgaaggagatgGTTTTCATATGATatggacaacagatactgtaagaatcatgCATACTCATAACAGACTGCTTTACAGACCTTCCTTTGCTTTGAGCatattaaacattcatttttgaCGATCATTTATATGCATGTACTGATTGGAGACTGTTTAATatgttatttacatttaaagcatTATTCCATTATTGCTGCGTATTTGCTCTAAGTATTTAGTTTGCTTTAGTAACAGACATGGTTCAGAGATGTATATTCTCGccacaaaaatgtgattttcttaTGCAAAGCTTTTAGGCTACATacgtttttgttttaaaacgcATAACTTTTGCTACATTTACACCTAGCGTCCACACCCCTAAAACAGAGACTTTTGAAAACACTCCAGGATTGCGTTTTAGTCTGGACGAGCGGAAAGGAGacttttgaaaacaatgatgCAGACACCCATGTTGGCTTCCTGATTGGGTCTTATCAATCACGATTCAACATGGATAACAAATTACAGGTGTTGCTGACCTTGTTGCTATGCTACATAGCAGCTGTTGTGCAGTTAAATTCTGCATGTTATAATGCCACTACTGCCTACATTTGCAGGCAAGCTATTATTTGAGTGATTTGCATGCCCAGTGTATATGAATGGTCATGTGATATGTGTTTTCATTCGTGTTAGTATGGATGGAGATTATTTCTGAAACAGTGTTAAAATGCTTGCGACAAAGATCGTTTTcgttttaaaatgctgttttaaaatgaaaacgtATTAGTGTGGACGTAGCCTTAATGTGAAACGAGTAGCAGGAAGTGACTGAATTAGCAATAACCTAATACAAGCGAAGCACTTCAGCCAATACGGCTCTAAGAGCGCAATCCTCATTGGTGAAAGTGAACAAATGACCTTTCAACAGAAATACTTCACAATCGACTTGGAACTCCACAAAGGTCAACAGGTGAAGTTCTCGGGCTGATTACCACTGCTCTAAGACGTTaaacacttatttattttacatcatttgcTATTGACACAAATTTCTCCATGAGGTTACAtaactattttttttgtctagGCTTAGAATTGGACGCTGCAGGATTACCTCCTCAGATGAGCTTCACCGATTGGCCAGAGCTTAGACGGATCTTCACAGAACGTTTTGCCACAAAGACCCAGGCGGATTGGTCAAAGATTTTTGATGGGACTGATGCCTGTGTTACACCTGTGTTGTCTTTCGACCAGGTGAGCTCACACCCACATAACCAGGAAAGAGGTTCTTTCATCAAAGACCCCAGCGGAGAAGAAAGTCCCCGACCAGCTCCGGTTCTCTCTCGGACTCCTGCGGAGCCTTGCCTTGCTTCTGACCCTGTTATTGGAGAACACACAGTTAAGGTTTTACAGGAGTACGGCTTTACATCAGCACAGATAGACCAGATGCTAACAAAAGAGATTGTAGAGTGTAATGCTGTCAAGGCAAAGTTATAAGGTCTAAACCTTAGTTGGAAATCCAAACTTCACTATATCTTTTAGTGTTGAGATTTTGGGAAGACCACATGGAAGAGATGGACCTTGATAAGACCAATTATGAGTTGTACCATAGAAATAATTGATGtgggcaaaaaacaaaacaatatggATCCAAAATCATCATTTGTGATTGAGTGATTTAAAGTAAAACCTGccatttatattatttctaaCAACTGTACTATATAAGAATCAAAGTAGAAAGGCAAAGTAGGAAAAggaagaaattattttattttcatgaacaTTCAAACTGAGAAATGTTGTGTAAGAAAGTGTGGAATACTTCTCCATCTCACCTATTTGCATTCATTCTCTCAGGCCTGAGGTACCTGATGTTCACATATCCCACCTTGATAGGTTGAAGTGAAAGGccaaaactgtttcacattcTCAGGGTACATGGATGCTGTTTGGGTTTGTCAGTTGGTTACAGTTGTCCGTTTGAATAGCTGCCTCCTCTATTTTATTGCCACTGCTGCCCTCTGAATGTTTGAGTTTAAAAGATAAACAGTCTCAGTCAGTTTTCCAGCTCAGAGTCAACCTGGTTTCCACTCGCCAAAAGAGGTTTGTGTGCACAGCTTGATAGATCAACAACACTGAAAATTGAGTAAATACagcatttattgttttgttccTCCTCCAGGGAGTGTTAGCCTCGTAATGCCTGTGTGTCCACTGGATCCGGCAGATCTTCAGCAGCCATGTTCCTATATATTTAGAGTTATTTTGCTGACATTCTTTGggttttacattacattacagatGCTTTGTGGCTGTACTTTTGTTGCctctaactttctctgtgatcaGTAATCATTTTAACGTCAGTATAGTCTATCTCATGGCACAGCTGTTGTCATTAccctctgtttttgtttattttgtctggtGATGTCTTGATAATAAAGTAATTATTTAATCCACATCCTACAGGTTGGGAATGATTGCCTGGTTAACAGGTAGTATTTATGAGATACAATCAAATTTCATACTTGTTTCATCGTctgacagcagaaacagaaaaatatataaacaagaGCAAGtgatgacagagaacagaggagacaGAACAGATAaatctcttcctttctctcactTACTACAAACATGACAAACTAGTTTTGCTCTGTATGTGTCGAGACAAAGTCAGTAACAAATGAAAAGcataattaaatattcatttgaaGTCAACTGTTGATAAATAtagacattttaagacattcCCAAGTGAATTTCACACTCCGGCAGAAAGAGATAGCGGAGCAGAGAAAAAGACGAAACGGGTACAGTGGATGTCGGCTGTTCTGTGGTAcgttatatgttttatttacaaagGTCACAGTTGCTCACACATTAAGGAGTTTAAGGGGAGTTAAAGTATAAATAACCAcattacagttatttattttctgcttatttaatgatgaaaacagagaataactaaaacacaatatatactaatggagtattttttttatttaaaactttgtTTACTCATCAGTAAAGTAGATTGTAATTTATTCAGTTGGTGTCACCTGCACCTGTGCACTAATTA from Thunnus maccoyii chromosome 19, fThuMac1.1, whole genome shotgun sequence includes these protein-coding regions:
- the amacr gene encoding alpha-methylacyl-CoA racemase, with the translated sequence MALAGVRVVELAGLAPAPFCGMILADFGAKVIRVDRTKVAMAMDTQARGKQSVAINLKTPEGVAVLRKLCVQSDVVLEPYRKGVMEKLGLGPQELLKENPRLIYARLTGYGQSGSYATAAGHDINYLAMSGLLSRLGRSGEKPYAPLNLVADFAGGGLTCAMGIVLALLERTKSGKGQIIDASMVEGAAYVGSFVWKSRRIGMWDRSRGENLLDSGAPFYDTYQTSDAKYMAVGAIEPQFYKQLLKGLELDAAGLPPQMSFTDWPELRRIFTERFATKTQADWSKIFDGTDACVTPVLSFDQVSSHPHNQERGSFIKDPSGEESPRPAPVLSRTPAEPCLASDPVIGEHTVKVLQEYGFTSAQIDQMLTKEIVECNAVKAKL